In Staphylococcus lloydii, the following proteins share a genomic window:
- a CDS encoding MTH1187 family thiamine-binding protein gives MAIVDVVVIPVGTEGPSVSKYIAEIQTKLKEYKQAGKIDYQLTPMNTLIEGELADLLEVVQAIHELPFDKGLDRVCTNIRIDDRRDKSRKMNDKLTSVEKYLNSNGDNNENI, from the coding sequence ATGGCAATTGTTGATGTTGTTGTAATTCCAGTAGGTACTGAGGGACCAAGCGTAAGTAAATATATTGCAGAAATCCAAACTAAATTAAAAGAATATAAACAAGCTGGTAAAATAGATTACCAACTTACACCGATGAACACTTTAATAGAAGGCGAATTAGCCGATTTATTAGAAGTCGTGCAAGCAATTCACGAACTACCTTTTGATAAAGGGCTAGATAGAGTTTGTACAAATATTAGAATAGATGACAGACGTGATAAATCAAGAAAGATGAATGACAAATTAACATCTGTAGAAAAATATTTAAATTCTAACGGTGATAACAATGAGAATATCTAG
- a CDS encoding MBL fold metallo-hydrolase: MRISSLTLGPVETNCYFIENEDGIIIVDPAGESGQIIKKVNQLNKTVKAVLLTHAHFDHIAALDDIVDKYQVPVYMSAIEFDFLNNTEKNGSAKFKQFGLPEVISDAKPQPIEEGKVSIEGFEFEVLHTPGHSPGSLTFVFNDFAVVGDTLFKQGIGRTDLYKGDYETLVDSIQDKLFELEGDLPLFPGHGPYTTVDDEQLNPFLHG; encoded by the coding sequence ATGAGAATATCTAGTTTAACTCTAGGTCCAGTTGAAACTAACTGTTATTTTATAGAGAACGAAGACGGCATAATAATTGTCGACCCTGCAGGCGAAAGTGGACAAATTATTAAAAAAGTAAACCAACTTAATAAAACAGTCAAAGCAGTATTATTAACTCATGCTCACTTTGACCACATAGCAGCATTGGATGATATTGTCGACAAATATCAAGTCCCGGTTTATATGAGTGCTATTGAATTTGATTTTTTAAATAATACCGAAAAGAACGGTTCAGCAAAATTTAAACAGTTTGGCTTACCTGAAGTAATAAGTGACGCTAAACCACAACCGATAGAAGAAGGTAAAGTTAGTATAGAAGGATTTGAATTTGAAGTGTTACACACGCCAGGACATTCACCTGGTAGTTTAACTTTCGTTTTCAATGACTTTGCAGTAGTCGGTGACACCTTATTCAAACAAGGTATTGGCCGTACTGATTTATATAAAGGGGACTACGAAACATTAGTCGACTCAATACAAGATAAATTATTTGAGCTAGAAGGCGACTTACCTTTATTCCCTGGCCACGGCCCTTATACAACCGTTGACGATGAACAACTTAATCCATTTTTACATGGCTAG
- the comGA gene encoding competence type IV pilus ATPase ComGA: MKLLFNEILNKAITQNSSDIHFIPTDKKVLIKLRVQDELLQHQTITKSLYLKLLTFMKYQANLDVSTSHKAQSGRYIYKHKELYYLRISTLPLSLGLESCVIRIVPHYFNPQQQPLNLPYLYDFMSKKQGLLLFTGPTGSGKSTSMYNMSMYAKERLNLNVITIEDPVERIINGITQVSVNEKAGINYQNSFKAILRCDPDVILIGEIRNQLIAKEVLHASLSGHLVLTTMHANNCKGALLRLLEMGVTKQELAQSVLCITNQRLVTSNDNQRFLIAEHMNNDDINYFFEHDYKLPANFQSLPKELKSLSEGGVICEDTYQKYI, translated from the coding sequence TTGAAATTATTGTTCAACGAAATACTTAATAAAGCTATTACTCAGAATAGTTCTGACATACATTTTATTCCGACTGATAAAAAAGTGTTAATTAAATTGCGAGTGCAAGATGAGTTACTTCAGCATCAAACGATAACAAAGAGTTTATACTTAAAACTCTTAACTTTTATGAAATATCAAGCCAATTTAGATGTATCGACAAGTCATAAAGCACAAAGTGGTAGATATATTTATAAACATAAAGAGTTATATTATCTACGCATCTCAACATTACCTCTATCACTTGGTTTAGAAAGTTGTGTTATTCGTATTGTGCCACACTACTTTAATCCCCAGCAACAACCTTTAAATTTGCCTTATTTATATGATTTCATGAGTAAAAAACAAGGTTTATTACTGTTCACTGGTCCAACAGGTTCTGGCAAAAGCACAAGTATGTATAATATGTCGATGTACGCAAAAGAACGACTCAATTTGAATGTTATTACAATTGAGGATCCTGTTGAACGTATTATTAATGGCATCACTCAAGTTTCAGTAAATGAGAAAGCTGGTATTAATTATCAAAATTCGTTTAAAGCTATACTACGTTGTGACCCTGATGTGATATTAATTGGAGAAATTAGAAACCAATTAATCGCAAAAGAAGTCTTACATGCAAGTTTAAGTGGTCATTTAGTTTTAACGACAATGCATGCAAATAATTGTAAAGGCGCATTATTAAGATTGCTAGAAATGGGTGTAACCAAACAAGAATTAGCACAATCTGTACTCTGCATTACAAATCAAAGACTTGTCACTTCTAATGATAACCAAAGATTCTTAATAGCTGAGCATATGAATAATGATGATATTAATTATTTCTTTGAACATGACTATAAGTTGCCCGCAAATTTTCAAAGCTTGCCAAAGGAATTAAAATCTTTGTCAGAAGGGGGGGTCATTTGTGAGGATACTTACCAAAAGTATATTTAG